One part of the uncultured Celeribacter sp. genome encodes these proteins:
- the groL gene encoding chaperonin GroEL (60 kDa chaperone family; promotes refolding of misfolded polypeptides especially under stressful conditions; forms two stacked rings of heptamers to form a barrel-shaped 14mer; ends can be capped by GroES; misfolded proteins enter the barrel where they are refolded when GroES binds) has product MSAKDVRFSTDARDRMLKGINTLANAVKITLGPKGRNVIIDKSWGSPRITKDGVTVAKEIELSDHFENMGAQMVKEVAQRANDEAGDGTTTATVLAHAIVREGMKSVAAGMNPMDLKRGIDKAVAAVVAEIKTMSRPVGDSDEIEKVGAISANGEVAIGRQIADAMAKVGNEGVITVEENKGLETETEVVEGMQFDRGYLSPYFITNAQKMVVELEECVILLHEKKLTSLASMVPLLEAVIQADKQLLIVAEDIEGEALATLVVNKLRGGLKVAAVKAPGFGDRRKAMMEDIAVLTGGQVISAEMGTKLENVTMDMLGSAKKVAITKDDTTIIDGAGDKDAIAARVTQIRAQIEETTSDYDKEKLQERLAKLASGIAVIRVGGATEIEVKERKDRVDDALNATRAAVQEGVVPGGGVALVHASKVLAALKGENSDQDAGIKIVRRAIQAPLRQIAENAGVDGSVVVGKVIENDSPSFGFDAQAEEYGDMLKAGVIDPTKVVRIALENAASIAGLLITTEAMVAQKPEKAGAGSEMPDMGGMGGMM; this is encoded by the coding sequence ATGTCCGCCAAAGACGTCAGATTCAGTACCGATGCCCGCGACCGTATGCTGAAAGGCATCAACACGCTGGCCAACGCCGTGAAGATCACCCTTGGTCCCAAGGGTCGAAACGTCATCATCGACAAATCCTGGGGGTCGCCGCGCATCACCAAGGACGGCGTGACCGTCGCCAAGGAAATCGAGCTTTCGGACCATTTCGAGAACATGGGCGCGCAGATGGTCAAGGAAGTCGCGCAGCGCGCCAATGACGAGGCGGGCGACGGCACCACGACCGCGACCGTTCTCGCCCATGCGATTGTCCGTGAGGGCATGAAGTCGGTCGCCGCCGGCATGAACCCGATGGATCTCAAGCGCGGGATCGACAAGGCCGTCGCCGCGGTCGTCGCCGAGATCAAGACCATGTCCCGCCCCGTCGGCGACAGCGACGAGATCGAGAAGGTCGGCGCCATTTCGGCCAATGGAGAGGTCGCGATCGGTCGTCAGATCGCCGATGCGATGGCCAAGGTCGGCAATGAAGGCGTGATCACGGTCGAGGAAAACAAGGGACTGGAGACCGAAACCGAAGTGGTCGAGGGCATGCAGTTCGATCGCGGCTATCTGAGCCCCTATTTCATCACGAACGCTCAGAAGATGGTCGTCGAGCTGGAAGAATGTGTCATCCTGCTTCACGAAAAGAAGCTGACTTCTCTCGCATCTATGGTTCCTCTACTGGAGGCCGTGATTCAGGCCGACAAGCAACTGCTGATCGTGGCCGAGGATATAGAGGGCGAGGCGCTGGCGACACTGGTCGTCAACAAGCTGCGCGGCGGGCTGAAGGTCGCGGCCGTCAAGGCACCCGGCTTCGGAGACCGCCGCAAGGCGATGATGGAAGACATTGCCGTGCTCACGGGCGGTCAGGTGATTTCCGCGGAAATGGGCACCAAGCTGGAGAATGTCACCATGGACATGCTCGGGTCCGCCAAGAAGGTCGCGATCACCAAGGATGACACGACGATCATCGACGGTGCCGGCGATAAGGACGCCATCGCGGCGCGCGTCACCCAGATCCGGGCGCAGATCGAGGAGACCACGTCGGACTACGACAAGGAGAAACTGCAGGAACGTCTGGCCAAGCTTGCCAGCGGCATTGCCGTGATCCGGGTCGGAGGGGCAACCGAGATCGAGGTGAAGGAGCGCAAGGACCGCGTCGACGATGCGCTCAATGCTACCCGCGCGGCGGTTCAGGAAGGTGTCGTGCCCGGTGGCGGCGTGGCCCTCGTTCATGCCAGCAAGGTGCTGGCTGCGCTGAAGGGTGAGAACAGCGATCAGGATGCCGGCATCAAGATCGTCCGCCGCGCGATCCAGGCACCGCTGCGCCAGATCGCCGAAAATGCCGGGGTCGACGGATCGGTTGTCGTCGGAAAGGTGATCGAGAACGACAGCCCGAGCTTCGGTTTCGACGCACAGGCCGAAGAATACGGCGACATGCTGAAGGCCGGCGTCATCGACCCGACGAAAGTCGTTCGGATCGCTCTCGAAAACGCCGCGTCCATTGCCGGGCTATTGATCACGACCGAAGCGATGGTCGCGCAAAAGCCCGAGAAGGCCGGTGCCGGCAGCGAAATGCCCGACATGGGCGGAATGGGCGGAATGATGTGA
- a CDS encoding tyrosine-type recombinase/integrase encodes METPNLPAIRALRPAWNKGRIVGQKRPLKPKHVWAIRVRLELAENHRDLALFNLAIDSKLRGCDLVKMKVVDIMASGQIKERASVLQSKTQKPVRFEISEGTRASLARWMREPLMIGSEYLWPGRFHERLHISTRQYARIVRDWVTSIGLEASAYGTHSMRRTKVTQIYKKTGNLRAVQLLLGHTKMDSTVRYLGVELEDALAIAEAIEI; translated from the coding sequence ATGGAAACACCAAACTTACCCGCCATCCGCGCGCTGCGCCCAGCCTGGAACAAAGGCCGGATCGTCGGCCAGAAACGACCGCTTAAGCCAAAGCACGTCTGGGCGATCAGAGTGCGGCTGGAGCTAGCCGAAAACCATCGTGATCTGGCCCTCTTCAATCTTGCCATCGACAGCAAGTTACGCGGCTGCGACTTGGTGAAGATGAAGGTGGTCGATATCATGGCGTCAGGCCAAATCAAAGAACGCGCGTCAGTTCTGCAAAGCAAGACCCAGAAACCTGTGCGTTTCGAGATTTCTGAAGGCACTCGAGCATCGTTGGCTCGGTGGATGCGGGAGCCGCTAATGATTGGATCCGAATACCTCTGGCCGGGGCGCTTTCACGAAAGGCTTCACATCTCGACCCGCCAGTACGCGCGAATTGTGCGTGACTGGGTGACATCCATCGGTCTGGAGGCCAGCGCCTATGGCACGCACTCGATGCGGCGCACGAAGGTGACGCAGATTTACAAGAAGACTGGCAACCTCAGGGCAGTCCAGCTTCTTTTGGGTCACACCAAGATGGACAGCACTGTCAGGTACCTCGGCGTCGAGCTTGAAGATGCGTTGGCGATCGCCGAAGCTATCGAAATTTAG
- a CDS encoding DUF6331 family protein, with amino-acid sequence MSEVQLPPSIAALSKSCETICEAECCGLGAFSFSPFNVIYHLTKWQAAICESDVATIRAELADLSKIFQTSSERPETIISREWNAILTEAQLLSLIDEISSAVSEACSIYAIYKDRVDARYQNYLRIIK; translated from the coding sequence ATGAGTGAAGTTCAGTTGCCACCATCAATTGCAGCTCTCAGCAAAAGCTGCGAGACCATTTGTGAGGCTGAATGCTGTGGGCTGGGAGCGTTTAGCTTTTCCCCGTTCAACGTCATCTATCACCTCACAAAGTGGCAGGCGGCAATTTGTGAAAGCGATGTTGCGACGATACGCGCGGAACTGGCTGATCTTTCGAAGATATTTCAGACCTCATCTGAGCGGCCTGAAACAATCATCTCAAGGGAATGGAACGCCATCCTGACAGAAGCACAGTTACTTTCCCTGATTGACGAAATTAGCTCCGCAGTTTCCGAGGCCTGCTCGATCTATGCCATTTACAAAGATCGAGTTGATGCGAGATACCAGAATTACTTGCGGATCATCAAATGA
- a CDS encoding restriction endonuclease — protein sequence MESVLCDYDVTVGLEVRSETKGVAESTPPNVVEVQTGESWDDYRPARPQDFIGRDDAQKNILSFLENARTTADSTRIFAITGNSGLGKSSLVAKVRDRTRNKHYKNKLFTFAIDMRGARSPGYISASLIKCLEQAQKAGFGKKIDIQLTNPSTPLSSSSISEYLESVRQEGRFVCLIFDQFEELYSKPELFSVFAAAKDLMIDVASYKGALGLGFAWKTDSTTQQDHPAYHIWHELSDHRREFRLSGFNKGEISKAITAFEKQANFKLTAEIRHQISHSCQGFPWLLKKLCIHLYNNQSQQSGTNSSLLELDVRNLFESDLQILNAVEVSSLKIIAEKAPADWSEIIEISGVATVNNLVAKRLIVRSGDRLNVYWDIFRDYLLSGNVPVVPFNYIPSSDINAMLKVGEVLDKIKFNTSEHIATKTNLKERTVWNIGADLVLFGVAERQGTSFRLHRDMADGTVRGVLSRIRKKVDKHSLKIDLYRNHAGQTISKSEITSALKACLSEEDFTDKTWGIYTNRFSNILVQVGFLARSGPRYTVQDSGSVASKVSRRSRSSEVFSAMASPASVCDAFALLRKNADINNANRMGYRNSVFVLKRFNLAEVEGTDAKINTEALGKFGGDREAVWSSAKNEVAITKCIEALRKNGDISGLSLGAFISDEFNLNWTDASKARTGNALRQWANWIIEGSEQDQIPEPPGRKKRSDPLG from the coding sequence TTGGAGAGCGTCCTGTGCGACTACGATGTTACAGTTGGCCTAGAGGTTCGGTCTGAAACGAAGGGCGTAGCTGAAAGTACACCGCCAAATGTTGTTGAGGTTCAAACAGGTGAATCGTGGGATGATTATCGCCCTGCTAGACCTCAAGACTTCATTGGTCGCGATGACGCACAAAAAAATATATTGAGTTTTTTGGAGAACGCTCGCACGACAGCAGATTCCACAAGGATATTCGCCATTACGGGGAATTCGGGTTTAGGGAAGAGCTCGCTAGTAGCTAAAGTTCGAGATCGAACCAGGAATAAGCACTACAAGAATAAATTATTTACTTTCGCGATAGACATGAGAGGCGCACGAAGCCCGGGCTACATTTCTGCGTCCTTGATCAAGTGCCTAGAGCAGGCGCAAAAGGCAGGTTTTGGGAAGAAGATAGACATTCAGCTAACCAATCCAAGCACGCCCTTATCTTCCTCAAGCATATCGGAGTACTTAGAGAGTGTAAGACAGGAAGGCAGGTTTGTTTGCCTGATTTTCGACCAGTTCGAGGAGCTTTACTCAAAGCCGGAATTGTTCAGTGTCTTTGCAGCAGCTAAAGACCTTATGATAGATGTAGCCTCCTACAAGGGAGCTCTTGGGTTGGGCTTTGCTTGGAAGACCGACAGTACAACGCAACAAGATCATCCCGCCTATCATATATGGCATGAATTGTCTGATCACAGGAGGGAGTTCAGACTGAGCGGCTTCAATAAAGGTGAAATTTCCAAGGCCATCACTGCATTTGAAAAGCAGGCCAACTTCAAGTTAACAGCAGAAATAAGGCATCAAATTTCTCACTCCTGCCAAGGCTTCCCATGGCTTCTGAAGAAGCTATGCATTCATCTCTACAATAACCAAAGTCAGCAAAGCGGAACAAATTCATCCCTCTTGGAATTGGATGTTAGGAACCTCTTTGAAAGTGACCTCCAGATACTAAATGCAGTAGAGGTTTCAAGTCTAAAGATAATAGCGGAGAAGGCCCCTGCAGATTGGAGTGAAATAATAGAAATTTCGGGTGTGGCGACCGTAAATAATCTTGTGGCCAAGCGATTGATTGTTCGGAGTGGTGATCGCTTGAATGTGTACTGGGATATCTTCCGGGACTACCTTCTTTCCGGAAACGTACCCGTTGTTCCATTCAACTACATCCCTTCGTCAGACATTAATGCCATGCTGAAAGTTGGTGAGGTTCTTGATAAGATTAAATTTAATACCTCAGAGCATATTGCGACGAAGACAAACCTGAAAGAACGAACTGTTTGGAATATTGGTGCTGACTTGGTGCTGTTCGGCGTAGCTGAAAGGCAGGGGACCTCGTTCAGACTGCATCGAGACATGGCCGATGGCACCGTTAGAGGCGTCCTGTCGAGAATCAGAAAAAAGGTCGACAAACACTCTCTTAAGATTGACCTTTATCGGAACCATGCGGGGCAAACGATTTCCAAATCGGAAATCACTAGCGCACTCAAGGCTTGCCTTTCAGAAGAAGATTTCACCGATAAGACTTGGGGGATCTACACCAACCGTTTCTCTAATATTCTTGTCCAGGTAGGGTTCCTGGCCCGCTCAGGTCCGAGGTACACTGTTCAAGATTCGGGGAGCGTCGCTTCGAAAGTATCAAGGCGCTCAAGGTCCAGTGAAGTATTTTCCGCCATGGCATCTCCAGCAAGTGTCTGTGATGCCTTCGCGTTGCTTAGGAAGAATGCAGACATCAATAACGCCAATAGAATGGGATACCGGAACTCGGTTTTTGTGTTGAAGAGATTCAACCTCGCTGAGGTCGAAGGTACTGACGCAAAGATTAATACCGAAGCCCTTGGGAAGTTTGGCGGAGATCGCGAGGCGGTTTGGAGCTCCGCAAAGAATGAAGTTGCGATTACCAAGTGCATAGAAGCATTGCGAAAGAATGGGGATATTTCCGGCTTAAGTCTGGGAGCCTTTATTTCCGATGAATTTAATTTGAACTGGACTGACGCCTCCAAGGCGCGGACGGGAAACGCGCTCAGGCAATGGGCGAATTGGATCATAGAAGGAAGTGAACAAGATCAAATCCCAGAGCCGCCAGGGAGAAAGAAGCGCTCTGATCCGCTGGGATGA
- a CDS encoding restriction endonuclease, producing MKIEVACRADDSTKAKGDLLESLATDLLSAQNFKVIEEIRVTGAELDLLCKHEVSGKEIYVECKAQAGNIGAPILRQLNGTVDAYEYAEGWLISTAEFGKEAKGFAEMWKSKPADKSSRLSFYTPDLIVKALKKASVICDPPISSATDFAGSSETIGEWTLVVSPFGRFWAVYTLLGGGSSWSCLLQREVWATNF from the coding sequence ATGAAGATCGAAGTTGCTTGCAGAGCAGATGATAGCACAAAGGCGAAGGGCGACCTACTTGAGAGCTTGGCAACCGATCTCCTCTCGGCTCAAAACTTCAAAGTTATCGAAGAAATTCGTGTTACCGGAGCTGAACTTGATCTTCTTTGTAAGCACGAGGTCAGCGGGAAAGAAATTTATGTGGAGTGCAAGGCGCAAGCTGGAAACATCGGCGCCCCAATACTTCGTCAACTGAATGGAACAGTTGACGCATATGAATACGCTGAAGGATGGCTTATTTCCACCGCTGAATTTGGAAAAGAAGCTAAGGGTTTCGCTGAGATGTGGAAAAGCAAGCCCGCGGATAAATCTTCTCGGCTGAGTTTTTACACTCCAGATCTTATCGTTAAAGCACTCAAAAAGGCATCCGTTATATGTGACCCCCCCATCTCATCGGCAACTGATTTCGCGGGGTCGAGTGAAACTATTGGGGAATGGACGCTTGTAGTCTCTCCGTTTGGACGTTTTTGGGCTGTTTACACCCTATTGGGGGGGGGCTCCTCATGGAGTTGTCTTCTTCAGCGCGAAGTCTGGGCAACGAATTTCTGA
- a CDS encoding DMT family transporter — translation MDTATSGARVSHVKGIVLMCVGVACLSINDAIAKTLTAGYSPLQILFLRNVIALPFTVAIALLMGGRSALHSRRPLAHLLRGVLWIGATMMFFTSFIYLALAEATALIFVAPFFITLISALFLGEEVGWRRWLAVLAGFLGVLVIIRPGGAAFQLISLLPVGTAFVYALLMLSARWVDTRESVWTLLLYLTGAGVLLSALIVPFVWVPVRREDLWLFAAISMFGTAGMTMMTQAFRLAPAVIVAPMDYTGLLWATLLGWLIWQERPDIMTFFGAGIIIMSGVITILREKRSTTP, via the coding sequence ATGGACACAGCAACGTCCGGAGCGCGCGTTTCCCATGTGAAGGGCATTGTCCTGATGTGTGTGGGGGTGGCATGCCTGAGCATCAATGATGCAATCGCGAAAACACTGACCGCAGGATATTCGCCTCTTCAGATCCTGTTTTTGCGAAACGTGATCGCGCTTCCGTTCACCGTTGCTATTGCGCTTTTGATGGGGGGGCGATCCGCCTTGCATTCGAGAAGACCTCTCGCCCATCTGCTCCGCGGCGTGCTTTGGATTGGCGCCACCATGATGTTCTTCACAAGCTTCATCTATCTTGCTCTGGCCGAGGCGACGGCGCTCATCTTCGTCGCTCCTTTTTTTATCACCCTGATTTCTGCGCTTTTCCTGGGGGAGGAAGTGGGCTGGCGACGCTGGTTGGCTGTGCTGGCTGGTTTCCTTGGAGTTCTCGTGATCATTCGTCCGGGTGGCGCGGCCTTTCAACTGATCTCTCTGCTGCCCGTCGGGACGGCGTTTGTCTATGCCCTTCTGATGCTCAGCGCCCGATGGGTCGACACGCGTGAAAGCGTCTGGACCTTGCTTTTGTATCTGACCGGGGCGGGCGTCCTGCTCAGTGCTCTGATCGTCCCTTTCGTCTGGGTTCCAGTTCGTCGTGAAGACCTCTGGCTGTTTGCTGCAATTTCCATGTTCGGCACAGCGGGGATGACGATGATGACGCAGGCTTTTCGCCTCGCCCCTGCGGTCATCGTGGCGCCAATGGACTACACGGGCTTGCTTTGGGCCACGCTCCTTGGTTGGCTCATTTGGCAGGAGAGACCGGACATAATGACATTTTTCGGTGCCGGTATCATTATTATGAGCGGTGTCATCACGATACTTCGAGAGAAGAGGTCAACCACTCCGTGA
- a CDS encoding tetratricopeptide repeat protein → MIRFLRSGLVVVFGFGIGGAACADVTAGIEALEAGNVQGAVQEFQTAFEAGEADGAFYLGRLFELGLGTDQDLYRAAQLYAAAVSKDSALAQNRLGLMYLNGEAVLQDYRRAAELLCAAADQGDANGAFNCGLMYSEGKGVDQDSDRAVSYWQQAAESHHVAAINYLGLAYQSGTGVTQDATAAFEHFAMTAAAGNPMGLLEMAKAYASGQGTERDPIKAYGYANLAAVRGLQEARDLRDTLASGLDADALQTAQAFARDWKATPIDQAG, encoded by the coding sequence ATGATCCGTTTTTTGCGTTCTGGTTTGGTTGTTGTGTTTGGTTTTGGAATTGGGGGCGCAGCTTGCGCAGATGTGACCGCGGGCATTGAGGCGCTGGAAGCGGGCAATGTTCAGGGGGCGGTTCAGGAGTTCCAAACGGCTTTTGAGGCTGGAGAGGCCGATGGGGCCTTTTATCTCGGGCGTCTGTTCGAGCTTGGGCTTGGGACGGATCAGGATCTGTATCGCGCAGCTCAGCTCTACGCAGCCGCCGTTTCCAAAGACAGCGCTCTGGCGCAAAACCGACTCGGGCTGATGTATCTCAATGGTGAGGCCGTGCTGCAGGACTATCGGCGTGCTGCTGAGTTGCTTTGTGCTGCCGCCGATCAGGGGGATGCCAACGGGGCGTTCAATTGCGGTCTGATGTATTCAGAGGGCAAAGGTGTTGATCAGGATTCCGACCGGGCTGTCAGCTATTGGCAGCAGGCGGCAGAGAGCCATCATGTCGCTGCGATCAATTATCTTGGCCTTGCCTATCAGTCTGGTACCGGTGTGACACAGGATGCGACAGCCGCGTTCGAGCATTTTGCTATGACGGCAGCAGCGGGCAATCCGATGGGACTGCTTGAAATGGCCAAGGCCTATGCCTCGGGGCAAGGTACAGAGCGTGATCCGATTAAGGCCTATGGCTATGCCAATCTGGCGGCGGTGCGCGGCCTGCAGGAGGCGCGCGATCTCAGGGATACTCTGGCGTCCGGGCTCGACGCTGACGCCTTGCAAACCGCGCAGGCTTTTGCCCGGGACTGGAAAGCGACCCCGATTGATCAAGCAGGATAA
- a CDS encoding invasion associated locus B family protein: MGRLGRIWRFCAIGVFCGQGVWAQGAGQELQSKQFEDWQVICEAAGPQTECQMLQSARAGAQSASVFLLSISPGPDLQQSYAVMTVPVGVYLRPGVEIHIDRRRPFKVLYEICDTSGCHAGFKLSGPVLEAFRQGLDAKVRVWTAQDKAVDFPVSLRGFSAGFQYYKAEISG; encoded by the coding sequence ATGGGTCGTTTGGGGCGTATATGGCGGTTTTGCGCCATCGGTGTGTTCTGCGGGCAGGGTGTCTGGGCACAGGGTGCTGGGCAAGAACTGCAATCGAAGCAATTTGAAGACTGGCAGGTTATTTGCGAGGCTGCGGGGCCACAGACCGAATGTCAGATGCTGCAAAGCGCGCGTGCCGGTGCGCAAAGCGCTTCGGTCTTTTTGTTGAGCATTTCGCCGGGCCCGGACCTGCAGCAAAGCTACGCCGTCATGACGGTTCCTGTCGGTGTCTATCTGCGTCCGGGCGTGGAAATACACATCGACCGTCGGCGTCCTTTCAAGGTTCTCTATGAGATTTGCGACACCTCGGGGTGTCACGCCGGTTTTAAGCTGTCCGGACCCGTCCTGGAGGCGTTTCGTCAGGGGCTCGACGCCAAGGTGCGTGTTTGGACAGCTCAGGACAAAGCCGTCGATTTTCCAGTTTCCCTGCGTGGATTTTCAGCAGGGTTTCAATATTACAAAGCGGAGATTTCCGGATGA
- a CDS encoding tetratricopeptide repeat protein, giving the protein MTSLSPAVALVVCLASGAFATPLEEGVAAFDAADYDAAFAEFTAGVEAGDATSGYYLARMLELGLGVEPDAIAAVRLYRQAAQGGEVKALNRVALMYYRGESGVAQDYPEAARLFDLAAAQGDRNALFNLGKLYLAGEGVEQDPERAMSYFKQAADQDHILALNTLGALYRAGAKNAEDRAQSNRYFERSAAFGNAVGLFEMARVSLEDAENPARQIEAHMYLNLASARGHPNAPAALQALTDVMSLTDIEAAQAKARGFVAMSAAGEN; this is encoded by the coding sequence ATGACGTCCCTTTCACCCGCCGTCGCCCTCGTCGTTTGTTTGGCTTCGGGCGCGTTTGCCACCCCGCTGGAGGAAGGTGTCGCCGCCTTTGACGCGGCTGATTACGATGCCGCCTTTGCAGAGTTTACTGCCGGAGTTGAGGCCGGAGACGCGACATCCGGATATTATCTGGCACGTATGCTGGAACTTGGGCTGGGGGTTGAACCCGATGCGATTGCAGCGGTTCGACTGTATCGACAAGCTGCGCAGGGCGGTGAGGTCAAGGCCCTGAACCGTGTGGCCTTGATGTATTATCGCGGCGAAAGCGGTGTGGCTCAGGACTATCCTGAAGCCGCCCGCCTGTTTGATCTGGCTGCCGCACAAGGGGATCGGAATGCGCTTTTCAATCTCGGAAAACTGTACCTCGCAGGGGAAGGGGTGGAGCAGGATCCAGAGCGGGCGATGAGCTATTTCAAGCAGGCGGCGGATCAGGATCACATTCTGGCATTGAATACGCTTGGGGCGCTCTATCGGGCAGGGGCCAAAAACGCGGAGGATCGTGCGCAGTCAAACCGTTATTTTGAACGGTCCGCGGCCTTTGGCAACGCGGTCGGTCTGTTTGAGATGGCGCGCGTGAGCCTCGAAGACGCTGAGAACCCGGCACGGCAGATCGAGGCGCATATGTACCTCAATCTCGCCTCGGCGCGGGGGCATCCGAACGCGCCTGCTGCGCTTCAGGCGCTGACCGACGTCATGTCGCTGACCGACATTGAGGCAGCGCAGGCGAAGGCCCGTGGGTTCGTCGCAATGAGTGCTGCGGGGGAGAACTAG
- a CDS encoding ShlB/FhaC/HecB family hemolysin secretion/activation protein yields MAGQMTAGRLGLALIGIMAGEAAVAQSIPAADLRAAEAGIQQQEAAQGQAEEARRTARQRAGESSVPSGSFVDPLAPAPGGPCFDIRDIRLTGFEPFQREPDGYRDLVGHCATAADIAAVLNGINQHYQDLGYITTRAYVPEQDLSDGALDITVVPGRLEGYVYSDGAQADARIRTAFPSERGALLNLRELEQGLDNLNTPRSASGRFQLIPGEQAGGSFVQVYVEDSRPWHADVTINNTGFENTGEVKATANVGFDNLMGMNDQLSLGLTTTPFDSRGNKYSDAYSLSWSMPLGLWSFGLDAGMSDYFFILPGINQSYPVEGRSHYVTASAERLLRRSQTSKVYAYGELKLSRTRTFIDEQEIETQRRRLTIASLGLRGDRSLARGGKLDWDVGATFGLDAFGANVLDKSIVNPEFRLLNARVSYEQPLGENGALYRGTLVAQHSDDILPGTEQVSIGSWSTVRGFHDDSMYGDSGVYLRNTVEWDALRGKDVAVRMNAGLDVGYVAPSDLRSWSQNYLVGVSLGADITVRERATLTLQLAHALSRPEDNPPNAQPAFEADRTVGYIGLRMEF; encoded by the coding sequence ATGGCGGGACAGATGACAGCAGGGCGTTTGGGGCTGGCTCTGATCGGCATTATGGCCGGTGAGGCCGCCGTCGCTCAGTCCATTCCCGCAGCCGACCTGCGCGCGGCAGAGGCTGGAATCCAGCAACAGGAAGCTGCACAGGGGCAGGCAGAGGAAGCCCGACGGACCGCACGGCAGAGAGCTGGGGAAAGTTCGGTGCCTTCCGGCAGCTTTGTTGACCCGCTTGCCCCCGCGCCGGGCGGGCCTTGCTTTGATATTCGGGATATCCGCCTGACAGGGTTTGAACCTTTTCAGCGTGAGCCTGATGGCTATCGCGACCTCGTCGGGCACTGCGCGACAGCAGCTGATATCGCCGCTGTCTTGAACGGTATCAATCAGCACTATCAGGATCTGGGGTATATCACGACACGGGCCTATGTGCCCGAGCAGGACCTCTCGGATGGCGCCCTGGACATCACCGTCGTGCCAGGGCGGCTGGAAGGATATGTCTACTCCGATGGCGCGCAGGCGGATGCCCGCATCAGGACCGCCTTTCCCTCTGAGCGCGGCGCGCTTCTGAACCTGCGAGAGCTTGAACAGGGGCTGGACAACCTCAACACCCCCCGATCCGCCTCAGGGCGTTTCCAGCTTATTCCCGGCGAACAGGCCGGGGGCTCATTTGTTCAGGTGTATGTCGAGGACAGCCGCCCCTGGCATGCGGATGTGACCATCAACAACACGGGCTTTGAGAACACCGGTGAAGTGAAAGCCACGGCCAATGTCGGTTTCGACAACCTGATGGGGATGAACGATCAGTTAAGCCTTGGTTTGACGACGACCCCATTTGACAGCCGAGGGAATAAGTATTCCGACGCCTATTCGCTGAGCTGGAGTATGCCGCTTGGCCTGTGGTCCTTTGGTCTCGACGCGGGCATGAGTGACTATTTCTTCATTCTTCCGGGCATCAACCAGTCTTATCCCGTAGAAGGGCGTTCGCATTATGTGACCGCGTCAGCCGAACGGCTTTTGCGGCGCAGTCAGACGTCCAAGGTTTATGCCTATGGCGAACTGAAGCTTAGCCGGACGCGGACCTTCATTGATGAGCAGGAAATCGAAACCCAACGGCGGCGGCTGACCATCGCTTCGCTCGGACTGCGCGGGGACCGGTCTCTGGCGCGGGGTGGCAAACTGGACTGGGACGTCGGGGCCACCTTTGGGCTTGATGCCTTTGGTGCCAATGTGCTCGACAAAAGCATTGTGAACCCGGAGTTTCGCCTGCTGAACGCCCGGGTGAGCTATGAGCAACCTCTGGGGGAGAATGGCGCGCTCTATCGCGGGACGCTCGTCGCCCAGCATTCGGACGATATTTTGCCGGGGACCGAACAGGTTTCGATTGGCAGCTGGTCGACGGTCCGGGGCTTTCATGATGACAGCATGTACGGCGACAGCGGTGTTTATCTGCGTAATACGGTCGAGTGGGACGCCTTGCGCGGGAAGGATGTCGCGGTGCGAATGAATGCGGGTCTGGATGTTGGCTATGTCGCCCCGTCCGACCTGCGCAGCTGGTCACAGAACTATCTGGTTGGGGTGAGTCTCGGTGCAGACATCACAGTCCGTGAGCGCGCAACTTTGACCCTGCAGTTGGCCCATGCGTTGAGCCGCCCGGAAGACAACCCACCCAATGCACAGCCTGCCTTCGAGGCAGACAGGACCGTGGGATACATCGGTCTGCGAATGGAATTTTAA